A genomic region of Friedmanniella luteola contains the following coding sequences:
- a CDS encoding exodeoxyribonuclease III: MRIATWNVNSVGARLPRLLDWLETRQPDVAALQETKCADAGFPFAEVEALGYQAMHVGDGRWNGVAILSKVGLTPVADALPGMTEPRYATADCGGLRVTSVYVPNGRAVDDAQYPYKLAWFAALRATLDDLDPAAPQVIMGDFNVARTDADLWDPALFVGSTHVTPQERAAMDALVDWGLTDVVARPGKNDRPYTYWDYRAGRFHQDQGMRIDYVLASAGVAVDDAYVDREARKGKLPSDHAPVVADVSLTTA, encoded by the coding sequence GTGCGCATCGCGACCTGGAACGTGAACTCCGTCGGCGCCCGGCTGCCCCGGCTCCTGGACTGGCTCGAGACCCGGCAGCCCGACGTGGCTGCCCTGCAGGAGACCAAGTGCGCCGACGCGGGCTTCCCGTTCGCCGAGGTCGAGGCGCTGGGGTACCAGGCCATGCACGTCGGCGACGGCCGCTGGAACGGCGTGGCCATCCTGTCGAAGGTCGGGCTGACCCCGGTGGCCGACGCCCTCCCCGGCATGACCGAGCCGCGCTACGCCACGGCCGACTGCGGCGGGCTGCGGGTGACCAGCGTCTACGTCCCCAACGGCCGTGCGGTCGACGACGCGCAGTACCCCTACAAGCTCGCGTGGTTCGCCGCGCTCCGCGCGACCCTCGACGACCTGGACCCGGCCGCGCCGCAGGTGATCATGGGCGACTTCAACGTCGCCCGCACCGACGCCGACCTCTGGGACCCGGCCCTGTTCGTCGGGTCGACCCACGTCACGCCGCAGGAGCGCGCGGCGATGGACGCCCTGGTCGACTGGGGCCTCACCGACGTCGTGGCCCGGCCGGGGAAGAACGACCGGCCCTACACCTACTGGGACTACCGGGCCGGCCGCTTCCACCAGGACCAGGGCATGCGGATCGACTACGTGCTGGCCAGCGCCGGCGTCGCCGTCGACGACGCCTACGTCGACCGGGAGGCCCGCAAGGGCAAGCTGCCCTCCGACCACGCCCCGGTCGTCGCCGACGTCAGCCTGACGACCGCCTGA
- a CDS encoding NUDIX hydrolase produces MAVSERRAGRVLAVHGGAVLLLRGSDPARPEDGTWWFTVGGGCEGGESTAEAARREAFEEAGLVLPDDLGPVVLHRVAEFSFEGQDYRQTEDFYFCRVDSDAVVTTGWTELERRSMTEHRWWSAAELAGTADVVHPEQLAGLLATLLAAERPRPGPAAGA; encoded by the coding sequence GTGGCGGTGTCGGAGCGGCGAGCGGGTCGGGTGCTGGCGGTGCACGGCGGCGCGGTGCTGCTGCTGCGCGGCAGCGACCCGGCGCGACCCGAGGACGGGACCTGGTGGTTCACCGTCGGCGGCGGCTGCGAGGGCGGCGAGAGCACGGCCGAGGCCGCGCGTCGTGAGGCGTTCGAGGAGGCAGGCCTGGTGCTGCCCGACGACCTCGGGCCCGTGGTGCTGCACCGGGTCGCGGAGTTCTCGTTCGAGGGCCAGGACTACCGGCAGACCGAGGACTTCTACTTCTGCCGGGTCGACTCGGACGCGGTCGTCACGACGGGCTGGACGGAGCTGGAGCGCCGCTCGATGACCGAGCACCGCTGGTGGAGCGCCGCGGAGCTGGCCGGCACCGCCGACGTCGTGCACCCCGAGCAGCTCGCCGGGCTGCTCGCGACCCTGCTCGCGGCGGAGCGCCCCAGGCCCGGACCAGCGGCGGGAGCATGA
- the map gene encoding type I methionyl aminopeptidase, which yields MIEYRTPAEIEQMRPAGRFVAEVLTALRERADVGVNLLELDELAHQMITDRGAVSCYIDYHPSFGASPFGKVLCTSVNDAVLHGLPHDYVLADGDLVSLDFAVAVDGWVSDSAITVAVGVPRVQDLKLIATTEAALVAGIEAAQPGAKIGDISFAIARVASHAGYKINTDFGGHGVGRTMHGDPHVPNDGRRGRGLPLKPGLVIAIEPWFLETTDKIYTDADGWTLRSRDGSRGAHSEHTIAITPDGPLVLTAP from the coding sequence GTGATCGAGTACCGCACCCCCGCCGAGATCGAGCAGATGCGACCCGCGGGCCGTTTCGTCGCCGAGGTGCTGACGGCCCTCCGCGAGCGCGCCGACGTCGGGGTGAACCTGCTGGAGCTCGACGAGCTGGCCCACCAGATGATCACCGACCGTGGTGCCGTCAGCTGCTACATCGACTACCACCCCTCGTTCGGCGCCAGCCCGTTCGGGAAGGTGCTGTGCACCTCGGTGAACGACGCCGTGCTGCACGGACTGCCGCACGACTACGTGCTCGCCGACGGCGACCTGGTCAGCCTCGACTTCGCCGTCGCCGTCGACGGCTGGGTCTCCGACTCCGCGATCACCGTGGCGGTGGGCGTCCCGCGCGTGCAGGACCTCAAGCTGATCGCCACCACCGAGGCCGCGCTCGTCGCGGGCATCGAGGCCGCGCAGCCGGGCGCGAAGATCGGCGACATCTCCTTCGCGATCGCCCGAGTGGCCTCGCACGCCGGCTACAAGATCAACACCGACTTCGGCGGCCACGGCGTCGGCCGCACCATGCACGGCGACCCGCACGTCCCCAACGACGGCCGCCGCGGGCGGGGCCTGCCGCTGAAGCCTGGCCTGGTGATCGCCATCGAGCCCTGGTTCCTCGAGACGACCGACAAGATCTACACCGACGCCGACGGCTGGACCCTGCGCAGCCGGGACGGCTCGCGCGGGGCGCACTCCGAGCACACCATCGCCATCACCCCGGACGGGCCCCTCGTCCTGACGGCCCCCTGA